The following coding sequences are from one Archaeoglobaceae archaeon window:
- a CDS encoding hydrogenase maturation nickel metallochaperone HypA codes for MHEWAIAMSVVSSVEKWALERNAKVKKVLLSIPSLSMLEVEILQEAFNVIKKDSKIADAELEVIVRDQNFSCRACGNKFTLKDIRSQLEPILRDFGEENPLHVVPALITTFAKCPKCSSHDFEVDSSIRVEAVEI; via the coding sequence ATGCACGAATGGGCCATAGCTATGTCAGTGGTGAGCAGTGTGGAGAAGTGGGCACTCGAAAGAAATGCTAAAGTGAAGAAAGTTTTGCTTTCTATTCCTTCTCTTTCGATGCTCGAAGTTGAAATTCTGCAGGAAGCCTTCAATGTGATCAAGAAGGACTCTAAGATTGCGGATGCAGAGCTTGAAGTGATTGTGAGGGATCAGAACTTCAGCTGTAGGGCTTGTGGAAACAAATTTACGCTCAAAGACATAAGATCTCAGCTTGAACCGATTTTAAGAGACTTTGGAGAAGAAAATCCGCTCCACGTGGTCCCCGCTCTAATTACAACATTCGCAAAGTGTCCGAAGTGTTCCTCGCATGACTTTGAAGTCGACTCCTCGATAAGGGTGGAGGCGGTCGAGATATGA
- a CDS encoding 4Fe-4S dicluster domain-containing protein, with the protein MGKKIKKENLKKLFDDISKEYRVIAPVKRKDDYVLMEVKDFSEVALDYPTTVLPPKKFIMPYKEPIFALDGGEFKEIIPEEKVAFFGLHMCDVNAIGRLDLVFWNDPYYKARREKMLVVGISCKPIETCFCKSTGANVLTNACDLFLKADGDSYVGFSMTEKGRKLLSQLYFGPETVDVKEVKIDYDEKLHLDVYAIGKKILEDYNNPVWEETAKKCLACTNCTLVCPLCYCFDVIDETFVVPNEGQRVRCWDSCLLLSFARVAGGHNFRKDLKARYRNVYTHKFKTFVDEFGVPSCVGCGRCITFCPADIDMRETLSKLGGA; encoded by the coding sequence ATGGGAAAAAAGATTAAAAAGGAGAATTTGAAAAAGCTGTTCGATGATATAAGCAAGGAATACAGAGTCATTGCCCCCGTAAAAAGAAAAGACGACTACGTGCTAATGGAAGTCAAAGATTTCAGCGAAGTTGCACTGGACTATCCAACAACAGTTCTACCGCCAAAGAAATTCATAATGCCCTACAAAGAACCAATTTTTGCTTTGGATGGTGGAGAATTTAAAGAAATCATCCCAGAAGAAAAGGTAGCCTTCTTTGGATTGCACATGTGCGACGTAAACGCCATCGGGAGACTTGACTTGGTTTTCTGGAACGATCCATATTACAAGGCAAGGCGTGAGAAAATGCTCGTCGTAGGAATTTCGTGCAAGCCAATCGAGACTTGCTTCTGCAAGTCAACTGGAGCAAATGTGCTAACCAACGCATGTGATCTCTTCCTTAAAGCTGATGGAGACAGCTATGTAGGATTTTCGATGACTGAAAAGGGCAGAAAATTGCTTTCACAGCTCTACTTTGGTCCTGAGACTGTCGATGTGAAAGAAGTTAAGATCGATTACGATGAAAAGTTGCACCTCGATGTCTATGCAATCGGCAAGAAGATCCTTGAAGACTACAACAATCCCGTATGGGAAGAAACTGCAAAGAAATGCTTGGCCTGCACGAACTGCACTCTCGTTTGTCCACTATGCTACTGCTTCGATGTTATAGACGAGACATTCGTTGTGCCGAATGAAGGCCAGAGAGTGCGTTGCTGGGACTCATGCTTACTGCTGAGCTTCGCAAGAGTTGCTGGAGGGCATAATTTCAGAAAAGACCTTAAGGCAAGATACAGAAACGTCTATACTCACAAATTCAAGACTTTCGTCGACGAATTTGGAGTGCCGAGCTGTGTAGGTTGTGGAAGGTGTATAACCTTCTGTCCAGCAGACATAGACATGAGAGAGACGCTATCTAAGTTAGGAGGTGCTTAA
- a CDS encoding FAD/NAD(P)-binding protein codes for MENIYKPFRSKILKVIEQTYDTKVFRLEVKDFKYMPGQFVELSIPGVGEAPISITSSPHEEGYIDLCVRRIGTVTNALHRMKAGDYVWIRGPYGVGFPFETIKGKDIVYVAGGIGMAPLRSSLNYVLHHKKEFGKITVLYGARTPADLLYKEEFDRWAKECNFLVTVDSDKLPDGKPSGWKGNIGVVTTLFAKLNYSIKDAIGIVCGPPVMYKFVIQEFRKAGMPDSSIYISLERHMKCGVGKCQHCQINNRYVCLDGPVFNYADVKQLPEAI; via the coding sequence ATGGAGAACATATACAAGCCGTTTAGGAGCAAGATTTTGAAGGTAATTGAGCAAACCTATGACACCAAAGTTTTCAGACTTGAAGTAAAGGACTTCAAATACATGCCCGGGCAATTTGTTGAGCTTTCGATTCCCGGAGTTGGTGAAGCACCGATTTCGATAACCTCGAGCCCGCATGAAGAGGGATACATTGATCTATGCGTCAGGAGAATCGGAACAGTCACAAACGCGCTCCACAGAATGAAGGCTGGCGATTACGTCTGGATTCGTGGTCCCTACGGCGTTGGATTCCCATTTGAGACAATAAAGGGCAAAGACATCGTTTACGTCGCTGGAGGTATAGGAATGGCTCCGCTAAGGAGCTCGCTTAACTATGTGCTCCACCACAAGAAGGAATTTGGCAAAATCACAGTGCTCTACGGTGCAAGAACCCCCGCAGATCTGCTTTACAAAGAAGAATTTGATAGATGGGCTAAGGAGTGCAATTTCCTCGTGACTGTTGACTCTGACAAGCTTCCAGACGGAAAGCCGAGTGGCTGGAAGGGGAACATTGGGGTTGTTACAACACTCTTCGCAAAGCTAAACTACTCGATAAAGGATGCAATTGGAATCGTCTGCGGACCACCAGTGATGTATAAGTTCGTCATTCAGGAATTCAGAAAGGCGGGAATGCCCGATTCCTCGATCTACATATCTCTCGAGAGACACATGAAGTGCGGAGTGGGCAAATGCCAGCACTGTCAGATCAATAACCGCTACGTTTGCCTCGATGGACCTGTGTTCAATTATGCTGACGTTAAGCAGTTACCTGAAGCCATATGA
- a CDS encoding P-loop NTPase has protein sequence MNPILEMAKNRFKAKKVIAVMSAKGGVGKSTIASLIALNLSERQKTALIDLDIYGNSTLKLFGINKLHEVSKEGIEPFLVSNLSIYSIGGLVGDHYVVLPGKDEGNVVESLLGLANVKEDLVVIDTPPGMGEELLTLSRVLDPEIYLVTLPSKLSLKIVKHMLDYLLELGLKPKIILANMSFLDTANGRIYPFGELEPVKELGEEFDIGVECLPFDPSIEEFVGRIQDYNGVLKEGIARFLICQE, from the coding sequence ATGAACCCGATACTCGAGATGGCTAAGAATAGATTTAAGGCAAAAAAGGTTATTGCGGTAATGAGTGCAAAAGGGGGAGTTGGGAAGAGCACAATTGCGTCATTAATTGCACTTAATCTGAGTGAAAGGCAGAAAACCGCTTTAATTGACCTCGACATCTATGGAAACTCAACTTTAAAGCTTTTTGGGATCAATAAACTGCATGAAGTGAGCAAAGAGGGAATTGAGCCATTTTTAGTCAGCAACCTGTCGATTTACAGCATTGGAGGTCTTGTTGGCGATCACTACGTTGTTTTGCCCGGAAAAGATGAGGGAAACGTTGTTGAGTCCTTGTTAGGACTTGCAAATGTTAAAGAAGATCTGGTTGTTATCGACACGCCTCCGGGGATGGGAGAAGAGCTTCTAACGCTTAGCAGAGTTTTGGATCCCGAGATCTATTTGGTAACGTTGCCTTCGAAACTGTCCTTGAAGATAGTAAAGCATATGCTCGATTACTTGCTCGAATTGGGATTGAAGCCCAAGATTATTCTGGCAAACATGAGTTTCTTAGATACCGCCAATGGGCGAATTTATCCATTTGGAGAGCTTGAGCCTGTGAAAGAGCTTGGAGAGGAATTTGATATAGGGGTTGAGTGTCTGCCGTTTGATCCGAGTATTGAAGAATTCGTGGGGAGGATTCAGGATTATAATGGGGTTCTTAAAGAAGGGATTGCAAGATTTTTAATTTGCCAAGAATGA
- a CDS encoding Ni/Fe hydrogenase subunit alpha produces the protein MIYDEFVTQIEGHGRIYFEIKDGKVVEARLEIHEGSRLFESFLRGRRADEVPQMSSRICGVCPVPHNMAAIQALENAMGIEASEQVKMLRRFMLSSQMVQDHALHLYVLAAADYLNVNGVADVYAKYPEAVKRCIRIRTVGNRGIELVGGRAVHPVNSIPGGFAKLPTRADMEKIAKDFKSIMNDCIETFNLFASLKYPEFERATEYLAIDDGKHFPVYAGKLVTNKGLNAEAKDYRKHIKEEFKPYSNTKFCTINGHGFHVGAIARVNLFKDRLNPTAKELLKSSPIKFPSDNPFHNNLAQALEMVHYCEEAIKIAEELAVKLKDEERPKQTKAGTGVGVVEAPRGTLIHEYTVDNNGIVRDANLIIPTGMNTTNIEEDLYALLTANVNKPKEELKWLACQLFRAYDPCLSCSTH, from the coding sequence ATGATCTACGATGAATTCGTCACGCAGATCGAAGGTCATGGAAGAATATACTTTGAGATCAAAGATGGCAAGGTTGTCGAAGCTCGCCTTGAGATCCACGAAGGTTCAAGGCTTTTCGAGAGCTTCCTTAGAGGACGAAGAGCGGATGAAGTCCCACAGATGTCCTCAAGGATCTGCGGAGTGTGCCCTGTTCCGCACAACATGGCTGCAATTCAGGCTTTGGAAAATGCAATGGGCATCGAGGCTTCGGAGCAGGTAAAGATGCTAAGACGATTCATGCTCTCTTCACAGATGGTGCAGGATCATGCTTTACATCTCTACGTCCTCGCTGCAGCGGACTACTTGAACGTCAACGGCGTTGCGGACGTTTACGCAAAGTATCCAGAAGCGGTGAAGAGGTGCATAAGAATAAGAACTGTTGGCAACCGTGGCATTGAGCTTGTAGGCGGTAGGGCGGTTCATCCAGTCAACTCAATTCCTGGCGGTTTCGCAAAGTTGCCAACAAGAGCGGATATGGAGAAAATTGCAAAGGACTTCAAGAGCATAATGAACGACTGCATAGAGACCTTCAACCTGTTTGCAAGCCTTAAGTATCCTGAATTCGAAAGGGCTACTGAGTATCTTGCAATCGACGACGGAAAGCACTTCCCAGTTTATGCTGGAAAACTTGTGACAAATAAGGGACTAAATGCCGAAGCAAAGGACTATAGAAAGCATATTAAAGAAGAGTTCAAGCCATACTCGAACACAAAGTTCTGCACGATCAACGGACATGGCTTCCATGTCGGAGCTATTGCAAGGGTTAATCTATTCAAAGACCGCCTGAATCCCACTGCCAAGGAATTGCTTAAGAGCAGTCCAATAAAATTCCCAAGCGATAATCCGTTCCACAACAACCTTGCTCAGGCACTCGAAATGGTTCACTACTGCGAAGAAGCTATAAAGATTGCTGAAGAGCTTGCGGTGAAGCTTAAGGACGAAGAGAGACCAAAGCAGACAAAGGCTGGAACTGGCGTTGGGGTTGTTGAGGCTCCAAGAGGAACACTGATCCACGAATACACCGTCGACAATAACGGCATTGTGCGTGACGCTAACCTGATCATTCCGACGGGAATGAACACTACGAATATCGAAGAGGATCTATACGCATTGCTTACAGCAAACGTTAACAAGCCAAAAGAAGAGCTTAAGTGGCTTGCTTGCCAGCTATTCAGAGCCTACGATCCGTGTTTGTCTTGTTCGACGCACTAA
- a CDS encoding long-chain fatty acid--CoA ligase: MEVPDFIKNRFWLKKGWINGIPADVEIPEKPIYEVIDEACIKFADRTAFVFYGVRIPYGMLKGLIDRFATFLASIGIKKGDVVAIYAPNCPQFAIAYYGAMKAGATITAISPLFAPREVEYQLNDSGAKVLVTVEQLYPNFNAIRKNTKVEKVIVANISGGEANVEGEFIDFRKALLSVEPNPPKISWNVKEDVAVLQYTGGTTGLPKAAMLTHYNVVANCFQLKPFTDLIIKWLQSHKVIREEGDYLILDFEGREYKTLREYYENGYGSRVAILPWYHIYGQTVDLNAGLVNGEVIHIFARFEPDKIFESIQEYRIMTFMGAPAIFIYYVNNPELFKKYDISSLIYVNNGAGPIPPEVVHKWDELTNKLVYLCEGYGLSEASPVTHTHGLPPQLRKRKVGSIGPPIPNTYAAIIDPNTLEFLPIGKEGELVVSGPQVMKGYWNRPKETEEVFFYADGMKWLRTGDIAKMDEDGYFYIVDRLKDIIKYKGHSVYPREIEDVIYEHPAVQEVCVIGIPDLSAGGETIKALVVLKPEYRGKLTEKELIDWCKERLATYKYPRIVEFRNELPKSAAGKYLRRVLRDEELKKMGIKK; encoded by the coding sequence ATGGAGGTGCCAGATTTTATAAAAAATCGCTTCTGGCTAAAAAAAGGCTGGATCAACGGAATCCCAGCTGACGTTGAGATTCCTGAAAAACCCATCTATGAGGTAATTGACGAGGCTTGCATTAAATTTGCAGATAGAACCGCTTTCGTATTTTATGGAGTCAGAATCCCGTATGGAATGCTAAAGGGATTGATAGATCGATTTGCAACATTTTTAGCAAGTATTGGGATAAAGAAAGGAGACGTTGTTGCGATCTACGCTCCAAACTGCCCGCAATTCGCAATAGCCTACTATGGAGCAATGAAAGCGGGAGCAACGATCACTGCAATATCCCCACTTTTTGCTCCAAGAGAAGTCGAGTATCAACTTAATGACAGTGGTGCAAAGGTTTTGGTTACAGTAGAACAGCTTTATCCGAATTTCAATGCGATTAGGAAAAACACGAAGGTTGAGAAGGTAATAGTTGCAAACATATCTGGGGGAGAAGCCAACGTTGAAGGAGAATTTATAGACTTCAGAAAAGCCCTTCTGTCAGTTGAGCCTAATCCACCAAAGATCAGCTGGAATGTCAAGGAAGACGTTGCGGTTCTCCAATACACTGGTGGAACAACTGGATTGCCAAAGGCTGCGATGCTGACGCATTACAATGTTGTTGCAAACTGCTTCCAGCTTAAACCATTCACCGATCTAATAATAAAATGGCTCCAGTCTCACAAAGTGATCAGAGAAGAAGGAGATTATTTGATACTCGACTTTGAAGGAAGGGAATACAAAACACTCCGAGAGTATTATGAGAATGGCTACGGCTCAAGAGTGGCTATACTGCCTTGGTATCACATCTATGGGCAAACTGTGGACTTAAACGCTGGTCTCGTAAACGGGGAAGTTATCCACATCTTCGCCAGATTTGAGCCTGACAAAATCTTTGAGTCCATTCAGGAGTATAGAATTATGACATTCATGGGTGCCCCCGCCATCTTCATATACTACGTCAACAATCCAGAGCTTTTCAAGAAATATGATATTAGCTCCCTTATATACGTGAACAATGGCGCTGGACCAATACCGCCGGAAGTTGTTCACAAATGGGATGAATTGACAAACAAGCTTGTTTATCTATGCGAAGGTTATGGATTGAGCGAGGCTTCTCCAGTAACCCACACCCACGGACTTCCTCCACAGCTTAGGAAGAGAAAAGTCGGCTCGATTGGACCTCCAATACCAAACACTTACGCAGCGATAATTGATCCGAATACACTCGAATTTCTACCAATTGGAAAAGAGGGTGAGCTCGTTGTAAGCGGACCGCAGGTAATGAAAGGCTACTGGAACAGACCCAAGGAAACTGAAGAAGTATTCTTCTACGCAGATGGAATGAAATGGCTCAGGACTGGAGATATAGCAAAGATGGACGAAGATGGCTACTTCTACATCGTTGACAGACTTAAGGATATAATAAAATACAAGGGGCATAGCGTTTATCCAAGAGAGATCGAAGACGTGATTTACGAGCATCCTGCGGTTCAAGAGGTATGTGTGATCGGAATTCCTGACCTTTCTGCTGGCGGAGAAACAATTAAAGCTTTGGTAGTTCTAAAACCTGAATATCGTGGAAAACTAACAGAAAAAGAGCTTATAGACTGGTGTAAGGAGAGGCTTGCAACTTACAAGTATCCAAGGATCGTTGAGTTCAGAAATGAACTCCCCAAGAGTGCTGCAGGCAAGTATCTCAGAAGGGTATTGCGTGATGAAGAACTGAAAAAGATGGGAATTAAAAAATGA